The region TTCATTGCAAAGTGTTGTGTTCCGGTTGTGCAATGGCAGAGCAGAGAGGTGGAAAGAAAACCTGGAAGGTGAGTAATGCGTTCACGCCCTCCAACGGCTCCGGTTCACTGCGCAACATTATTCAAATGTGTGGAAGCTACTTCACAAGACTGCTTCACTCTTGGCGCACCGATTATCAATCAACCTGGAGACCGCGGGAACCGCGCGTTATGTAGCTAAATTCACTTTTGCAAACGGTGAAAAGCGTTTTTCCCCAAGCCCCTTTCCCATTTTTAAAAACGGCTGCCAACCGACCACGTGGTTGTAAAAGGGTGAGTAATGGCGTCGCTTGAGAAATGGTTCGCGATATTTACCTGTTTAGCCTCATTAATCCCTCCGTTTGCAAGTGCAATCAGGCAAATGGGAGCGAGAGGCAGGCAACAAATAAGCAACAAATTAATGCTCGTATGTGAAGGAttcttttggggtttttggaaGCAatcgctagagagagagagagggagggagagagagagaaagttctTTTATTCATCTTCGTCCTCGAAATAAGCGTGAAAGCTCCCGTTTCCTGtgaaattccattccatgataagtattttgaaaattaaattttcctctGATTTCATTTACAAAATTCCAGTAACACGCTACCAGTTGCTGGCTATTCAACTTTTCGGCTGCGCAGATTGTGTGCGAGTGATTTGCGTGGCAAAATCCTGACATACCATTTCCGTTTTCGGATAGGCCCGTGACAGTCCTGTCACCCCGTGCCGCATTGATaatgggttggaaaatttcaTTTATCTCAACTATTCCCGTGCCCAAGTGCCGTCGTTCGTATGGTGTGACTATGGCGCGTGAAGCGCGTGCACCACCTATGCCTATGTGTCAGCATTATTTCCCACTACCAGCGGGGCTATCATTTGACCCCCTGGACCGCACAAAACCCGGAATGCCAGCCAGGAGATGTCGTTGCCCGGTGGATGGATACCGGAATGGATGTCCGAAATGCGCACGATGCGACACAATTTAGGACGCGGCCAAACAAAACAGCCACACACAGTGaacagtctctctctctctttctctgtctcttgctGGAGTGCAAttggaaaatggtaaaaaaatgtttcgaGATAATTTTGTAGCATTTCGCAGCACCCAAGGCAAAATGAGACACTGCGTTCCAGTAGAGGTGCGTCCGGTGGACCGTATGTAAAATTAATGGTTCAAATGTGAGTGTCGATGGCGTGGAACTGCCACCAtcaactggtgctgctgctggtggtgctggtggtggtggtgcggtggtagTGCAATCATTTGTTTGTAACATGCGTtaccgcaccaccgccattcaCCACGATTGTGCAGAATGTGATTAAAATGCAGTCATTCTGCGTAGCGTTGCATTCACGGTAATCTCTTTCGTAGTCCAAAATGGCAACCAAATGGCGGATAGATAGGAAAGACATGTGGAGGGGGCGAAACGAAATTAAGCCAGCTAGCGTGAAATGCGTGGGCTTTTGCGAGGTGAAAATAGTGATCCCGGGGATAATGAGGGACGCGGTTCCGAGTTGCTGAAACGCGATTGATTGCACGgacattttccatcgaaatggGGGTGGCATTTAGAGTAGTTGTTCGATTTAATGATGCTTAAATTTGATCTAATTTCCGCGCGAATCAAACGCCGTTCGGCCAACGGTTtgattgcgatgcgatgagcgTTGATTTGCGTTGTTGCTTAATTTACTCTCTACGCGCGTTTGTACTCTTTGACGAACACCCGCTACTCGACTCGTGTTCGTGCAGGTGCATGGTTTGACCATTAAACCGTTACCCAGGTAAGGCGGCTGCCCCGCGAACCGCTCGAAGGTCAGCATGGTCAAGGTAAAACCAACGACAGTCGCAAGTACCTCGAAATGCCATAAAGAGACCGAGAGACCCCGAACAACCCGTTAATGCTGATGAGTGGTGTCTGCACGTGGcttgtttaaatattttaattttcttttgcaaCACCTCTACCACCAGCCATTCTTCGGGTAGACTAGCGGTCGACCATTTCCAAAAAAGGGGCACCCGAACACAGACGAGGCAGGTACGTTCCAACCAGTCGAGTCAGGTCGCGCTCACGTCGTTTTAGAGAGAGGGTAATTAATACTTTACTCCCTATAGCATCGGTACTTGGTGCCTGGAGGGGCGCCCATCATTACCAGGAATGTCGCTTCGAAGGCGTTGCGAGTAAAATGTGGTAATGCTTCATGCGCTCCGATGACAGGTTTTGGTTTGTATCAAGTAACGTCTCTCAACAAAGTTGGCTTTGATAACCTCCCTTTAGGAACGTTGTTGGTTCGTTCTGTCCCGgggacacacaaaaacacacaaacacactcaccgGAGGGATGATGAGCGCATCCCTTCGGTCGATTGCGGTGAAAGGTTTCGTTGTTCGATGATACTAACACGTAATTAAATATGGATGCATAAAGCCGCCAAATTGAAACCTAATGGCCCATTGAGAAATTAATTTATGGATTTTGTatgccagcaggagcaggagagcCGCGGGGGAAACACCGTTCCATGTGTTGGTGGAGGATAGCGATGGTGGTAGTTCGCTCGCAGAGCCGTAAAGTGATTTAAAATCGTTAGTGTGGGCATTATCTTTAAGTTGAGGGGGAGAGGAGGTGTTTGCACATCCAAGCCCCGAACATGGGTGCCATTTTGCACCTGTGGGTCGTGTGCCGGTGTGGCGTGCGCGTAAAGTGCTGTGAAGCTTGTAATCCATCCAACGGCTACAGAACAAGCCGatcagccaccaccattcggtgcCATCTGTCTTTTGTGGCTGCGCTGGACTTTGGAGCCGACATTTTGGCGTGCCCCTCTCCAGAAAACACCTGCAAGAGGGCCAGTTTCGTGATGCAAATGGAGCTGTGGTTCCCACGGCCACGCTTCCCAGGAGCTGGTCATAAATATTGGGGAACTGAGGCAACTGAGCGGTACGCAAATGTGGCCAGCTCTGGCCGGGGCTTACAGTCGATTAATCCTCGATTAAGATAcgttttaatatttattaaaattcatATGCACCCTGGCGCAGGGGTGCAGGTCCGGCCAACCGATATGTATGCACATATATCCCGCATTAACCGACAACCGCCCCTGGTGCGTGGCGTTCTGTTGCGTACTGGCCCCctaggcccccccccccccccccccccggtacaATGCTCGCATCTATGGCTTTATCCCCGGTCCGACCGCATCGTTTCACTGAGCACTGATTAAAATTTCATCCCTACCAATCATATTGTACCACCGCCAGGAGGACGGAAACGAATTATATTTaacaaaacgcaacgcaaaaaaaaaccaaaacgaaaaagCCGCAACAAATagcaaaaccatcgaaacAATTTAACGATACTATGCTACCGAGGGGGCATCCAGGGGACAGAGTGAGCCGTGCGcgaggtgaaaataaaatacctgcaattgcgaaatcgaaaaccgaTGATTAACTCAGTGGCTGAGGTTAACAGGATGCACGTCCAaataatggtggtggtggtggtggtggtggaaatccCCTGGAAAGCACGTTGCGTGACCATTAACGCCGAACGCTTGTAAACGGTATGCTCGGTTGCTGGTTACAGTTCTCTGGGTCACCGTGTTTGACACACGGGACGAGATATTGGTTCCGGCTTACCATCCGGCCACCGAGCAACCAAGCGGTTCCGGGTGCGTGTTTGTAGATGTCAATCCGGCTGGATGAGGCTTATGGGGAATTGATATTGCCCCAACGTTGCGTTGGCCGacggatcgaatcgaaggtTAATTTTGAGCTTAACGGTATGAATCTGGCCCACTAATGGAATCGTGCAATGCATTATTGCTTCTGGTTTATGAGCTTAGCTGATCGACCGGATGCCGATCAGTGTCCCTGCAACGTCACCGAGCAACAGAGAGCCCCACCCAATTCTTGAAATTCATTTAGTTTGCATTTTGTAGAGTTTCGTTTTCAACGAAAAGTTCTTGGGGTTTTCATTTGAATCTCAATGCAATATAAATGTGCTAGCGAGATTCAGAAGAATACTTttcaaacaacatcaaccTAATTGCTTCGCTAGAACTGGActgagggatgatgatggcttgaAATACAACTCGGAAGCTCATCACAGGGCTACTCGGATGTGATCCTGTTGCTATCCTGTTGTTATAATGAAGCTGTAGAGCAGAACTCACGTAGCAAGATGGACTAATTCTCTGTAAGAACCCTAACCAATTGAAGTGCTCTGGGACGGTGTTTGTATCTCTCTTAATTCACAGAAACACTTAATTATGGTGTAATCAAGCATTTTAGACGATGATACTGCAAGGAGCCTCCGTTCTATCTCATTGCCGTATACACACTTTTCTGAGAATTAATATCACATCAGACAAATACATCCAGGTGTTTTCGTCAAAGCAAAACCAGCCTAGGACTAGCCATTGTGAGAATTCTTTGTGTATACCAGCCAGGATTACACCAATTTCCTTCACTTGATCGCCTGATCAATGTTCAAAACAAATTGTTACCGTCCGCAAGCTCCGGCGTCGCTGGGTATTTGTAAACAATCTTCGGCATGTTGTCGGTGCAATTTATCGACGCCCCGATAAGCTTTGTGATTATCCAGTGGATGCTGtgcaagggaaaaaaaggaaaggaaaatgagcCCCTGCAGCGAGAATGCATGTGTGCATTCCGCGAAGCCGAGATTCCTTCAAACCAGGTGGAGGCTACCAACATGAGCATGCCAAGGATAAACAAAGTGTCAGGTTCCATAAATCTTTCAGCGCACCGCATGAAATCAGATTTATTGGCTAGGGGAACAGAAAAACACTGCAGCTCGACGGCATCGAGACCATACtcaacccaaaaaccatcatcaaccacggTGTTTGGCGCCCTTTGGCGGCGCTCCTCGCTTAGGGAAAGCTTGGTTACCGGGGTTGGAGTGCGCCCATCAAGATTAGCCtgatgcgatgcgctgctTGCGGCCAGCGCGCTTTTCGGGCAGGTTTTCATAAACATGACAATTAAATTTGGGTAGTACTAAAAGCGAACAGGCTGTTAGGGTGTCTGTGTGGCCATTCCCGCCATCCCTTAAGGCTGGCGTGATGGCCACAGCAGGGGTATCAGCGTCagcgtctggtggtggtggtggtgcatccgatggtaaaataaattatgttaTAAAAATCCCATTAGCTGGCCGGTTGGTGCCTCGCTGGCGGGTTTCGTCCTACGGGTCCACCGGGGATGGAAAAAATATCGGGAAGGTGGACCACAACCGGAGTGAGGGCGGCTCACTTTTGCCACCATAATTTTGTTTATccagcgcgagagagagagagagagagaacgcagCCCAGGACGCTTTCGCTTTTGTGCCCGCGATTCTAGCAGCACCTCCAAGGGGGACTACGCCTCTGACGTCGAAGGCGAGCTTTCAAGCCGCGTtgccggtggaggaggaataGGACGAGTAGACATGGCGACACGGCACGACCCACCCCAGGCCAGGTTGCGTTGCCAGGATGAAGGACTTCCCCCTCGACCCTTTTGTTAGCCCTCGAGAAATGCCAGAAccggaggagagagagagacaagagaGGAAGCAGCAACCAAACCTCCGAGGACGTGAAGAGGAGTGCGTGAACGCCAAGGTGGGAGGGGCAGGTCACGACGGGAAACCATAATTTCTCGGGTGCCAGTCTCGGAGATGTAATCCCCTATTAAGTGGTCTCGAGGGGATTTCTTTTCGGTTAATCCTCTTAAACGGTTTCttatgtgttgtttgtttgcctccGGTGACTGGTGTGGTCTGGTGCCCTGGTGTGGTgtcgccttctctctctctctctctctctctctctctctctctctctctctctcggccacAGCCTTGTGGTTTCACTCCTCGCAAAATATACGAATTTGAGAGCGATTTAAGGGAAAGGGACATTTTGTGACCGGGCATGTGGAGAAGCATTTGGTAGAAAGGTAATTTTGGCCATGATGGAATGACTAAATAGTTAAGCTAATTTGAGGATTAGATGCCGACTGGCCGTCGGTTTTGATTCGTTGCTAGATGAAGGAGTTTTGAGAATTTGGGATCAAAAGAAGGTTCCGATGATGGTTCTTTATCACATTTATCAAGCTTACTTGCATCCATTTTGTGTAGAGACCGGACCTTGTTGGCAAGGGAATTCCATCACGAGCCACGagttggttttcaattttaccTAATCGCACAGGTTCATCGCGCAGTCCACAGTAGATCATAAAATGATTCAACGAGCATAAAAAGACCCATTGGGTAAGCACGCTGGCTTTTGGGGGGAGCTGTAAACTATTCTGCTCGGGGATTTACTTCCGGCGATGGAGACCTACGGGGGAGGTAAAACCATCCCCCCAGGTACCGGTGTCGCAACCTTCGACATTGCGCTGCCTCCGATTTACGCTTGTCATAAACTGAGACGCTCAATGGTGGTCGCTAAGTCTCCCCATCAATCGGGAGGGGTTACCATTTTAGGGGAGAAGTGCGATGGTGCGATTGCATCGCGGAAAGTTCAATCGAGTGCCACGGCGAAAGCAAGGGAAAACCCCCGGGCAAAAGTGTGGAAATCTACGCCTACAACCTCCTTTCTCTTTTACCACACTCGCtactcactctcactctcgctgaTCTTTCgatcctcagcagcagcagcagcagcagtagatgaTGGCGTTGCGCacctttatgctgctgccggctgctTATTATCCAGCTTCTCCATTTCCCTTCGTTCTGCCTACGATCGTAACCgagccaccaaaccaccacccccggtgTTTGGAGTCTATTAGTTGCGGTTAGTGTGATCGACCGACGCGCCACTAGACGACCGGCGCtgacgccatcaccatcatcatcatcatcgacgtcgtTCGAGACGGGGCCTGGAGGCGGGTAGATACTTCTCGCCATTTCTcgttggtggcggcggtggcaaagGTAGTCAATCTCCCTTCCATCGGTTGgtgtgtctctttctctctgcctctctctgtctctttgtatctctctcttccactcgtTCACGTTCGCTACTTCGTTGTCTTTATGCACGGCCACGACCCAACCCCACCCGGGTTGCGGTTTTGTGCCTCGATCTCGTACCTTGTCCGAGCTCCGCCACCGACCAACGTCGTCATTCGATGCTTTTGATCGCTCGACAGCGTACGTAGTCCATCGTCCTTGGTGCAAACTGCTACTAGAAGTCTGGTGGTGTGGTCCATCTGTCATCAAACTGTGTTACAATAGAAGCAGCAACGGAATCAAATTTTCCTTCCGTGAAAACGTTTACAAACAGTGCACCAGAGTGTTTTGCATTGCCGGAACCGAAGAATAGTCTCTCTTTTTGCTGGTGCGGCATAACTGCATTTACTGTTGCATTCTCTTTTCTATCGAAAggaggttttgtgttttagtgAAGCAAAAAGAAGCGGTTGCATTGAGCTACAAGTGCTTCTCGTGGAAGCTGCAGTTTGTTGAAAGGTTTCAAGAGGCCGAGATTCGATCCGTGTGGAACCAAAGTGACAAGGAATTCGCCAGTTACACAATAGAAGCCTGCACCGATTGCAACCATCTTTAGTCCGTTCAGACAGGCCTTGCAGTAATCTAGTAATCGTACTGCACAGTTGGCGGTGACATACCTGTCCAAGCGAGCGCGATCGCAATCACAGCAGCTTGTCGTTGTCGACGcgtcaccacaccacaatgtCCAAGATGTCGACAGTGAAGGTATGTCTTGTTGTTACTTCATCGACCGGCGTGTAAATTACATAATGAAATCATATGAGCCCGTGGCGCAGCGAGTGCAAAATGATTCACAAGGAAGGGGAGGAAATCCAGATCCACCATAACCCATAAAAAGGCCCGCGTACACATACTAACCGTGGCCGCGACgtgactgctgctggagaCACGGGgagagcataaagcataattaCCGTGAGctgcggtgccggtgttgccggtggtgcGAATGATTAACACTCCACCGAATCGCACCGAACCTTTCCCCcgtccgatggtggtggtttgtttaaaaaaatacttttacttttgtctGCATCGCTCTGCATGCCCCATCCCGTGGCTACATAATCGCGGTGTTGGCTCCAGGTGGCTCATATTTATGCCTTGTTTGTGTCTTCTCCATCTCTCACCACGTTTGTTCACTCACttctcgttttgtttgtttcgtttttctctttcatctGTTCGCTGCGCTTGGACGATGTCAACGGGCACGACTCGGCGGTTCGCGAAAAGCAGGTCAGTAGTCGCTCCTCGTGGATCGCCGTCGTTGGGTTGctttgcgcgatcgcgatgctgTCACAGCTGACCACGGTGGTTAGTGGAGCGGCGGATGcagcggccaccatcgccaccagcacggCCAAATCACAGGTTTCGGACGAAGCACTCGAGAAAGCGCTCAGCGACAAGCGGTATCTGATGCGGCAGCTCAAGTGTGCCCTCGGTGAGGTACCGTGCGATCCGGTTGGCAAGCGGCTCAAGAGTAAGTAAACACACCGACGAGCTGGGGAATCCCCTGAACGTTGAAATTAGGTCATCTTTAGGTCACTGGCAGTGCGAAATTGCGGTCATTGCATTGGTTTTTATTCGGCAAAACTTGGCTAGAAAGGCTTAATGATTTCAGAGCTGACCATGAAAAGCACTTAAACAGTTGGTGTGCTCCTCGTTATGCGGTGCACTTTTCCGCAACACCCGGATTGCTTGTGGCCGCTATGGCATCATTCAATGATTGGTATCGTCGCGTATTGTCAGAAGTTGTTGAAGTTGCTTTTGAAATGGTAATTATGTTCGTGAGGCGACGCAGTAAAAAGCGACACGCCAGTGACGCCCAACTCAACATTCAACTCAACAAAAGAAGTCTCACAGATCAAGTTTTGTGACTGGTCATTATTCGCCTTTTTTGTGCcttgttttccgttccgttccggctaTCCTGTGTTTATCCTTCCGAGGCTCGAATGGAAGACAAAGAGTTAgtcttaattaaaattaaaaatcataattACGTTGATCCCTGAGGAATACCGCCGCAGGAGGCGAGATGAGACTGAGTAATCCACATTTCAAGAGTCTTCTATTGTGCTGTACAGCAACTCATATTCTGGTCAAAGTTCGTTTCTCCTTTTTGTGGATTCCAACTTGGGTACTTGTAGtccttctctctgtttgcACACACCAGGCCTTAACCGAAAGAACAAATTGGTTTAGAGTCGGTTTCGTCTCAGTGTTCTTCTCTACATCAATTTCTCTGACCTGAGCTAGGGACAGAGAGCTAGGGGAGTTatgtttcttccatttcacagcgcccacaacacaacacgataCTTTGTCGATTTATGAGGACttcctgttgttgtggcaAACGCTTTCTGGACGGAGGTCCCTCCGAGAACTGCACCGGAGATGCGCTCCTTTCGACTCTCCCGGTGGTCAGTGCACaagtgtcggtggtggtgtgtctgttAGAGGTTTAGAAGATtcaacaaccgaccgactgtgGTTGCGGCCAGAGTGGTTGAATGTTTAGAGACTAGAGACGCTAGAACGCTTCTAACACACTAATCGGTCGGGGTTTTCGAACCAGGGCCTGCCAGAGGCGTCTTCTAATGACTTTATAGCCTTCTTCTACAAATCTTATCctccaataacaacaacaaagcactGGAGCGAGTTGGAGTTGTGCGAGTGGAATTTATAGAAATAGAACATAAAAGTTTATTGAACGCACTCGCCCAGTCCGTCCCCTCGGGAGTGCTCTAAAGCTAAATCATTAGCTTGTTTTGCATCAACTCGTCGGCAAATCTATCTCGGTTCTCAAGTCGCCCGGGCTCCGTGATGCTTCCGGGGCATTGTTCAGCGAGCGTTCGCGTTCCCGCGCCGCGAGCGAGTTCTGTTAAACATTTTATGGGTCGTAATTTTCCGTCGAAACAGTTAAACCGTTTAACACCCGCCCTAAGGTCTGAGGTGGGGGCCGTTGAGGGTGACGCGATGAGCGAGCGGGCAATAAAATGCGATTTATCTCACGAAACGATGATGTCGCGTGGTGGTTTTTGAGGGAGGGAAAGtgtaaaaaatggaagaatgtTGTCGCCGCATCTTCACCATTTTCACCAGGCGCAAATTAACCACACAAACATGGCCGCACATACACTCGTTGACagtgtttggtgttgtttttccgatttttaaataataaattggAATTCTAATTGGGGCTTTGGCTTTGAAGGCCAataggcaggcagacaggcaggcaggcaggcagggtgGCGATTGATTTAATTCGATTCCGGCAATTGCGCTCGATGGATATTGGATCGAACAGGATTAAACGTCAGTCACTGGCACACCGGGGGCATGGCTGGGCATGTGAGATCATCCAGGGAGGCGACGCAGCACACATTATGCCGGGTTGCTATggcaatccatccatctatccatccattccCACCAGGCGCCAGGCGCCAGGCGATATTAATTATCagataatataaaataatcaCCCACAAGGCTAAGGGTGGGTGGCCGCGATGGCCTCGTAGTTACCCCATCATCCCACGGGCTCATGCACACATactcacacactctctctctcttatctctCGCATCCCGGAGGGACCCACGAGTTACAATGCTTAATTTAATGGCGCTTTAACGGATTAATAATCCACATCGCcctacctgcctgcctgtctgtgtcCACCTTCATGACCTCACGTCGCGTCCATGTCGCGTCCATGCGCGACGAGAAgataatgaaatgcaaaaatgtaTTAATTCTATTTCACAAAGTTTCGCACGACGATGATTTATCGCACCTGATGCAGGACGGTGATGCAGTCATCTCGTGTCGCGTGGTGCTTTGGTGTCAAATTTATGGAATATTTGTTTGTCACCCTCCACTTCGGGGGAGGGGGTTCGTGGAATATGATGCTACGTGCCTATGCTGGTGCATTTTCGGGCCGGGCGTTCGAACACGTCTCTCTTTTAACACTTAATTAAATCGCTTGTGATGACATTGGACGCGTCGAGGCGCGCGCGAGGCTGGCTTACACCTCtttgggctctctctctctctctctctctcattatCATTGACACCTGAAACAACCTCGCCTCGCCTTGATGTGGCCTGCCAGGATGGTCAGGCCAGGGACGTCTAACGCGCTGTTCTTCCGCTGAATGTCCTTCATTCGAGGTGTGAGTATATGTTGCGTTATTAGCGGGCACATGGTAAACCATTTTAGAGCACCGAGGccattggcaccaccaccgggcgtgCAATGTGTCAAGCCCGTGTGGCCCGAGTGGTCAGAGTGGTTATGGATGCCGTGATGCCGAGAGCCTTTGTCCCGGTGTCTGTCAGGGTCAtacgtgcgttcgtgcgtgcgtgcgtggcggcggcggcggcgtgcgTGATTGCGTTTCTCTCGCCCCAAACGAGGGTTGTGAATCCGACCGACGAGTGCagaataaatattttcatCCCCTCGCTCCCTC is a window of Anopheles aquasalis chromosome 2, idAnoAquaMG_Q_19, whole genome shotgun sequence DNA encoding:
- the LOC126570342 gene encoding putative odorant-binding protein A10, producing MSKMSTVKVSSRSSWIAVVGLLCAIAMLSQLTTVVSGAADAAATIATSTAKSQVSDEALEKALSDKRYLMRQLKCALGEVPCDPVGKRLKSLAPFVLRGACPQCTPSEMTQIKKTLAHLQRNFPAEWNKLVQTYAG